Proteins found in one Panicum hallii strain FIL2 chromosome 4, PHallii_v3.1, whole genome shotgun sequence genomic segment:
- the LOC112888968 gene encoding 5'-methylthioadenosine/S-adenosylhomocysteine nucleosidase 2-like, which translates to MAPPPSSEQPDAAAPGAGAISRVLIVMAMEKEAMPLVNKFKLVEAPARESIFPKGAPWTRFYGIYKDLHLDLVMPGKDAVFGVDSVGTVSAALVTYASIQALKPDLIINAGTAGGFKAKGASVKDVFLASDVAFHDRRIPIPVFDMYGIGARKTFAAPNILNELNFKLGKLSTGDSLDMSPQDEEAILSNDATIKDMEGAAVAYVADMFSTPAIFVKAVTDIVDGDKPTAEEFLNNLISVTAALDVAVTKLVDFICGKRISDL; encoded by the exons atggcgccgccgccgtcgtccgagCAGCCAGACGCCGCCGCTCCCGGGGCCGGCGCGATCTCCAGGGTCCTCATCGTCATGG CGATGGAGAAGGAGGCGATGCCGCTCGTCAACAAGTTCAAGCTCGTCGAGGCGCCCGCCCGCGAATCCAT ATTTCCTAAAGGTGCCCCATGGACTAGGTTCTATGGCATCTACAAAGACCTCCACCTTGACCTTGTCATGCCTGGAAAGGATGCTGTTTTTG GAGTTGACAGTGTTGGTACTGTATCAGCAGCTCTTGTGACTTATGCTTCCATTCAAGCATTGAAGCCAGACCTTATCATTAATGCTGGCACTGCTGGTGGCTTCAAG GCCAAAGGAGCAAGCGTTAAAGATGTCTTCCTAGCATCAGATGTTGCATTCCATGACAGGAGGATACCAATACCT GTTTTTGACATGTATGGAATTGGAGCACGGAAAACTTTTGCAGCCCCAAATATCTTGAATGAACTCAATTTCAAG CTTGGCAAGTTGTCGACTGGGGATTCTCTTGATATGTCTCCCCAGGATGAGGAGGCTATACTGAGCAATGATGCTACAATCAAGGATATGGAG GGAGCAGCTGTGGCATACGTTGCGGACATGTTCTCAACTCCAGCAATCTTTGTGAAAGCCGTGACTGATATTGTGGATGGGGACAAGCCAACAGCAGAAGAGTTTCTGAATAACCTGATCTCCGTGACAGCAGCACTGGACGTGGCAGTCACCAAATTGGTGGATTTCATCTGTGGGAAACGCATCTCTGATCTTTAG
- the LOC112888969 gene encoding B3 domain-containing protein Os06g0112300-like isoform X1, which produces METPGLKSQLIQMEIPGFPWKKHQPDPDGCTKLELQAGGIKPKVEPCEEQERSPPLPPPAPDDWEVTPLSGDHPFFTTVMSKSQVQKQFQLVIPARLHRHLPEARVPAVLLCRGRSWAASYCGDLKCKKIDAAWRDFALDNALRVGDACVFELTAAAAGSTGSEGDGEVVFRVQVLRGGLPEEITSKGATSDEPLVIVD; this is translated from the exons ATGGAGACCCCTGGCTTGAAATCGCAGCTTATCCAGATGGAGATCCCTGGCTTCCCATGGAAGAAGCATCAGCCGGATCCCGATGGCTGCACCAAGCTGGAGCTTCAGGCCGGCGGCATCAAGCCAAAGGTGGAGCCCTGCGAGGAGCAGGagcgctcgccgccgctgccaccgCCGGCTCCAGACGACTGGGAGGTCACCCCGCTCTCCGGCGACCACCCCTTCTTCACCACCGTCATGTCCAAGAGTCAGGTCCAGAAGCAGTTCCAGCTG GTCATCCCGGCTCGTCTGCACCGCCACCTCCCGGAGGCGCGCGTCCCCGCGGTGCTCCTCTGCCGCGGCCGGTCGTGGGCGGCGAGTTATTGCGGCGACCTCAAGTGCAAGAAGATCGACGCGGCGTGGAGGGACTTCGCCCTCGACAACGCGCTACGGGTCGGGGACGCCTGCGTCTTCGAGCTCACCGCGGCCGCTGCCGGGAGTACTGGAAGTGAGGGCGATGGGGAGGTGGTGTTCCGGGTGCAGGTGCTCCGCGGCGGCCTGCCGGAGGAGATCACCTCCAAGGGCGCCACCTCCGACGAGCCCCTCGTCATCGTGGACTAG
- the LOC112888969 gene encoding B3 domain-containing protein Os06g0112300-like isoform X2 has product MEIPGFPWKKHQPDPDGCTKLELQAGGIKPKVEPCEEQERSPPLPPPAPDDWEVTPLSGDHPFFTTVMSKSQVQKQFQLVIPARLHRHLPEARVPAVLLCRGRSWAASYCGDLKCKKIDAAWRDFALDNALRVGDACVFELTAAAAGSTGSEGDGEVVFRVQVLRGGLPEEITSKGATSDEPLVIVD; this is encoded by the exons ATGGAGATCCCTGGCTTCCCATGGAAGAAGCATCAGCCGGATCCCGATGGCTGCACCAAGCTGGAGCTTCAGGCCGGCGGCATCAAGCCAAAGGTGGAGCCCTGCGAGGAGCAGGagcgctcgccgccgctgccaccgCCGGCTCCAGACGACTGGGAGGTCACCCCGCTCTCCGGCGACCACCCCTTCTTCACCACCGTCATGTCCAAGAGTCAGGTCCAGAAGCAGTTCCAGCTG GTCATCCCGGCTCGTCTGCACCGCCACCTCCCGGAGGCGCGCGTCCCCGCGGTGCTCCTCTGCCGCGGCCGGTCGTGGGCGGCGAGTTATTGCGGCGACCTCAAGTGCAAGAAGATCGACGCGGCGTGGAGGGACTTCGCCCTCGACAACGCGCTACGGGTCGGGGACGCCTGCGTCTTCGAGCTCACCGCGGCCGCTGCCGGGAGTACTGGAAGTGAGGGCGATGGGGAGGTGGTGTTCCGGGTGCAGGTGCTCCGCGGCGGCCTGCCGGAGGAGATCACCTCCAAGGGCGCCACCTCCGACGAGCCCCTCGTCATCGTGGACTAG